Proteins found in one Mycteria americana isolate JAX WOST 10 ecotype Jacksonville Zoo and Gardens chromosome 8, USCA_MyAme_1.0, whole genome shotgun sequence genomic segment:
- the BCO1 gene encoding beta,beta-carotene 15,15'-dioxygenase isoform X2, which yields MDTIFGRNKEEHPEPIKAKVQGQLPTWLQGILLRNGPGMHTIGDTTYNHWFDGLALLHSFTFKNGEVYYRSKYLRSDTYNYNVEANRIVVSEFGTMAYPDPCKNIFAKAFSYLSHTIPEFTDNCLINIMKTGDDFYATSETNFIRKINPQTLETLEKVDYSKYVAVNMATSHPHYDSAGNILNMGTSIVDKGKTKYVLFKIPPSAPEKEEKKSCFKHLEVVCSIPSRSLLHPSYYHSFGITENYIVFVEQPFKLDIVKMATAYIRGVNWASCLAYHKEDKTWFHFIDKKTKEEVSTKFYTDAMVFFHHINAYEEDGHIIFDIIAYTDNSLYDMFYLKNLGKDFEKNNKVTSIPTCKRFVVPLQYDKDAEVGSNLVTLPSTTTAIKEKDGSIYCQPEILCEGIELPRINYDYNGKKYKYVFATEVQWSPVPTKALF from the exons ATGGACACGATATTTGGTAGAAATAAAGAAGAACATCCAGAGCCCATAAAAGCTAAGGTGCAAG GTCAGTTGCCCACTTGGTTGCAAGGGATACTTCTCCGAAATGGCCCAGGGATGCACACAATAGGAGACACTACGTATAACCACTGGTTTGATGGCTTGGCTCTGCTGCAtagctttacatttaaaaatg GTGAAGTTTACTACAGAAGTAAGTATCTCCGAAGTGACACATACAACTACAATGTAGAAGCAAACCGAATCGTGGTGTCTGAGTTTGGAACTATGGCTTATCCAGATCCATGCAAAAACATATTTGCCAA GGCATTCTCATATTTGTCTCACACCATTCCTGAGTTCACAGACAACTGCCTGATCAACATTATGAAAACTGGGGATGATTTCTATGCTACCAGTGAGACTAACTTCATCAGGAAAATTAATCCGCAGACTCTGGAGACATTAGAGAAG GTTGACTACAGCAAATATGTAGCTGTAAATATGGCAACTTCTCACCCGCACTACGACAGTGCTGGAAATATTCTCAACATGGGTACTTCAATAGTTGATAAAGGGAAGACAAAATACGTTCTGTTTAAGATTCCTCCCTCTGCGCCAG aaaaagaagagaagaaatcttGTTTTAAACATCTGGAAGTGGTATGCTCCATCCCTTCTCGCTCTCTGCTCCACCCAAGCTACTACCATAGCTTTGGAATCACAGAAAATTACATTGTCTTTGTAGAGCAGCCATTCAAACTGGATATTGTCAAAATGGCAACTGCTTACATCCGAGGTGTGAACTGGGCTTCCTGCCTTGCCTATCATAAGGAAGATAAG ACTTGGTTTCACTTTATAGACAAGAAGACTAAAGAAGAAGTATCCACCAAGTTTTATACTGATGCGATGGTGTTTTTTCACCATATAAATGCTTATGAAGAGGATGGCCACATTATTTTTGATATTATTGCCTATACAGACAATAGCTTATATGAtatgttctatttaaaaaaccTGGGTAAAGACTTTGAAAAGAACAACAAGGTTACCTCCATACCAACCTGCAAACGATTTGTTGTTCCTCTGCAGTATGACAAG GATGCCGAAGTAGGTTCTAATTTAGTCACACTTCCGTCTACCACAACTGCTATAAAAGAGAAAGATGGCAGCATCTATTGCCAACCTGAAATACTATGTGAAG GGATAGAACTGCCTCGCATCAACTACGACTATAATGGCAAAAAATACAAGTACGTCTTTGCAACAGAAGTCCAGTGGAGTCCAGTTCCTACAAAG GCATTGTTCTGA
- the BCO1 gene encoding beta,beta-carotene 15,15'-dioxygenase isoform X1 — MDTIFGRNKEEHPEPIKAKVQGQLPTWLQGILLRNGPGMHTIGDTTYNHWFDGLALLHSFTFKNGEVYYRSKYLRSDTYNYNVEANRIVVSEFGTMAYPDPCKNIFAKAFSYLSHTIPEFTDNCLINIMKTGDDFYATSETNFIRKINPQTLETLEKVDYSKYVAVNMATSHPHYDSAGNILNMGTSIVDKGKTKYVLFKIPPSAPEKEEKKSCFKHLEVVCSIPSRSLLHPSYYHSFGITENYIVFVEQPFKLDIVKMATAYIRGVNWASCLAYHKEDKTWFHFIDKKTKEEVSTKFYTDAMVFFHHINAYEEDGHIIFDIIAYTDNSLYDMFYLKNLGKDFEKNNKVTSIPTCKRFVVPLQYDKDAEVGSNLVTLPSTTTAIKEKDGSIYCQPEILCEGIELPRINYDYNGKKYKYVFATEVQWSPVPTKIIKFNTQTKEMLHWGEDHCWPSEPIFVPSPDAREEDDGIVLTCVVMSDPKEAPFLLVLDAKTFKELGRAIVDVEMHLDLHGMFIPEKELKTETE, encoded by the exons ATGGACACGATATTTGGTAGAAATAAAGAAGAACATCCAGAGCCCATAAAAGCTAAGGTGCAAG GTCAGTTGCCCACTTGGTTGCAAGGGATACTTCTCCGAAATGGCCCAGGGATGCACACAATAGGAGACACTACGTATAACCACTGGTTTGATGGCTTGGCTCTGCTGCAtagctttacatttaaaaatg GTGAAGTTTACTACAGAAGTAAGTATCTCCGAAGTGACACATACAACTACAATGTAGAAGCAAACCGAATCGTGGTGTCTGAGTTTGGAACTATGGCTTATCCAGATCCATGCAAAAACATATTTGCCAA GGCATTCTCATATTTGTCTCACACCATTCCTGAGTTCACAGACAACTGCCTGATCAACATTATGAAAACTGGGGATGATTTCTATGCTACCAGTGAGACTAACTTCATCAGGAAAATTAATCCGCAGACTCTGGAGACATTAGAGAAG GTTGACTACAGCAAATATGTAGCTGTAAATATGGCAACTTCTCACCCGCACTACGACAGTGCTGGAAATATTCTCAACATGGGTACTTCAATAGTTGATAAAGGGAAGACAAAATACGTTCTGTTTAAGATTCCTCCCTCTGCGCCAG aaaaagaagagaagaaatcttGTTTTAAACATCTGGAAGTGGTATGCTCCATCCCTTCTCGCTCTCTGCTCCACCCAAGCTACTACCATAGCTTTGGAATCACAGAAAATTACATTGTCTTTGTAGAGCAGCCATTCAAACTGGATATTGTCAAAATGGCAACTGCTTACATCCGAGGTGTGAACTGGGCTTCCTGCCTTGCCTATCATAAGGAAGATAAG ACTTGGTTTCACTTTATAGACAAGAAGACTAAAGAAGAAGTATCCACCAAGTTTTATACTGATGCGATGGTGTTTTTTCACCATATAAATGCTTATGAAGAGGATGGCCACATTATTTTTGATATTATTGCCTATACAGACAATAGCTTATATGAtatgttctatttaaaaaaccTGGGTAAAGACTTTGAAAAGAACAACAAGGTTACCTCCATACCAACCTGCAAACGATTTGTTGTTCCTCTGCAGTATGACAAG GATGCCGAAGTAGGTTCTAATTTAGTCACACTTCCGTCTACCACAACTGCTATAAAAGAGAAAGATGGCAGCATCTATTGCCAACCTGAAATACTATGTGAAG GGATAGAACTGCCTCGCATCAACTACGACTATAATGGCAAAAAATACAAGTACGTCTTTGCAACAGAAGTCCAGTGGAGTCCAGTTCCTACAAAG ATCATAAAATTTAATACCCAGACAAAGGAAATGCTCCACTGGGGAGAGGACCACTGCTGGCCGTCTGAGCCCATTTTCGTTCCCAGCCCTGATGCAAGAGAAGAGGATGATG GCATTGTTCTGACCTGTGTTGTGATGTCTGATCCAAAGGAAGCACCCTTCCTACTTGTCTTGGATGCTAAAACATTCAAAGAATTGGGCCGAGCCATAGTTGATGTAGAAATGCATCTGGACCTGCATGGAATGTTTATACCAGAGAAAGAGTTGAAGACTGAGACTGAGTAA